In Woeseia oceani, one DNA window encodes the following:
- a CDS encoding DUF938 domain-containing protein: MTRLADAPATSRNREPILEVLKQELRDCRNVLEIGSGTGQHAVYFAEHLPTLRWQTSDREENLANISNRLNSVARDNIGEPLALDVLHDEDPDGAYDGIFSANTAHIMSIQAVVALFALVGRLLPEGAPFCLYGPFRIDGEFTSDSNEQFDTSLKQRDSAMGIRDLEYLDELAALAQLQRTALYAMPANNFIAVWRKMATVAGSA; the protein is encoded by the coding sequence ATGACAAGGCTGGCAGATGCGCCGGCGACGTCGCGCAATCGGGAACCGATTCTTGAGGTCCTGAAGCAGGAATTGCGTGATTGCCGGAACGTACTCGAAATTGGTTCCGGAACCGGGCAGCACGCCGTCTATTTTGCTGAGCACTTGCCCACGTTGCGCTGGCAAACCAGCGACCGTGAAGAGAACCTTGCGAACATCAGCAACCGATTGAATAGCGTTGCACGCGACAACATTGGGGAGCCACTGGCACTGGACGTGTTGCACGATGAAGATCCGGACGGAGCGTATGATGGCATCTTCTCCGCTAACACCGCACACATCATGAGTATCCAGGCGGTTGTCGCGCTGTTCGCGCTGGTGGGTCGATTGCTGCCTGAGGGAGCGCCGTTTTGCCTGTACGGTCCGTTCCGCATCGATGGCGAATTTACCAGTGACAGCAACGAGCAGTTCGACACGTCGCTTAAACAGCGGGATTCGGCGATGGGTATCCGGGATCTCGAGTACCTCGACGAGCTGGCAGCGTTGGCACAATTGCAACGAACGGCACTGTACGCCATGCCGGCCAATAACTTCATCGCAGTGTGGCGCAAAATGGCGACAGTCGCCGGCAGTGCCTGA
- the orn gene encoding oligoribonuclease, whose translation MDEPELQPAADNLIWIDLEMTGLDTQRDHIIEIATIVTDRHLNEIAEGPALAIRQPKSVMAAMDEWNTRQHGNSGLTDRVLNSSLTLEEAEQATIAFLAQHVLPGKSPMCGNSICQDRRFMAREMPQLEAYFHYRNLDVSTLKILAQLWAPGAAIAPLKSTEHRAMADIRDSIAELAAYRSTLFDQNVLAGHS comes from the coding sequence ATGGACGAACCTGAATTGCAGCCTGCCGCCGACAACCTGATCTGGATAGATCTGGAAATGACCGGCTTGGATACCCAACGCGACCACATCATCGAGATTGCGACTATCGTCACTGACCGGCACTTGAATGAAATTGCCGAAGGGCCGGCTCTGGCCATACGGCAGCCGAAGTCGGTGATGGCTGCGATGGATGAATGGAATACGCGGCAGCACGGAAATTCGGGTCTGACGGATCGCGTTCTGAACAGTTCGTTAACGCTGGAAGAAGCAGAGCAAGCGACTATCGCGTTTCTTGCGCAGCATGTCTTGCCCGGCAAGTCGCCGATGTGTGGCAACAGCATCTGCCAGGACCGGCGTTTCATGGCTCGCGAGATGCCACAACTTGAAGCGTATTTTCATTACCGCAACCTCGACGTCAGTACGCTCAAAATTCTTGCCCAGCTATGGGCGCCTGGCGCCGCTATCGCTCCGCTTAAATCAACGGAACATCGAGCCATGGCGGACATCCGGGATTCGATCGCGGAGCTTGCGGCATACCGGAGCACGTTGTTTGATCAGAACGTGTTGGCAGGTCATTCATGA
- the rsgA gene encoding ribosome small subunit-dependent GTPase A — protein sequence MASARGSSPSPATQFVHAYPTHGILPRYARNKPQHRQRRAVSKRHEAVVIATFGRRMNLRILADGTTVRARIKGRDLKPVCGDRVLAETIENEPDLLIVEILPRDNELTRPNMRGKTEILAANIDFVAVACAAVPRPDWYIVDRYLCAAELMRVKAAIVFNKVDDGSAEPEAAEELAVYRALDYDTVVCSAKTERNMDALESILEQHVAIIVGQSGVGKSSLINVLTQGEQRTAAVSTAKGGEGRHTTVNSVMLAQPRGGYVVDSPGVRDYAPAIAEPAEVEFGFREIHGRSEHCRFANCRHRHEPGCAVKAALESGDISERRYESYKRMLLLTEQQGRGRY from the coding sequence ATGGCCAGTGCCCGCGGTTCCAGCCCGTCACCTGCCACGCAGTTCGTGCATGCCTACCCGACGCACGGCATACTTCCGCGCTATGCGAGAAATAAACCCCAACACCGCCAGCGCCGCGCTGTGAGCAAACGGCACGAAGCTGTCGTCATTGCGACCTTCGGGCGACGCATGAATTTGCGCATTTTGGCGGATGGCACGACAGTACGAGCGCGAATCAAGGGCCGTGACCTGAAGCCGGTCTGCGGAGACCGGGTGCTCGCCGAAACCATTGAAAACGAACCCGACTTGCTCATCGTCGAAATATTGCCTCGTGACAACGAGCTGACGAGGCCTAATATGCGCGGCAAGACGGAAATCCTCGCCGCGAACATCGACTTCGTTGCCGTCGCCTGCGCCGCCGTGCCACGCCCGGACTGGTACATCGTTGATCGCTATCTGTGTGCCGCTGAACTGATGCGCGTCAAAGCCGCCATCGTGTTTAACAAAGTTGACGACGGCAGTGCCGAGCCTGAAGCCGCCGAGGAGCTGGCCGTGTATCGCGCGCTCGACTACGACACGGTTGTCTGCAGCGCAAAAACCGAACGCAATATGGATGCACTGGAATCCATACTCGAACAACACGTTGCCATCATTGTGGGTCAATCCGGGGTCGGTAAATCCAGCCTGATCAATGTGCTTACTCAGGGCGAACAACGAACGGCCGCCGTATCGACGGCGAAAGGCGGCGAAGGCCGGCACACCACGGTGAACTCGGTAATGCTCGCGCAGCCACGCGGTGGCTACGTGGTCGATTCGCCGGGCGTGCGCGACTACGCACCCGCTATCGCCGAGCCTGCCGAAGTTGAGTTCGGCTTCCGGGAAATTCATGGCCGCAGCGAGCACTGCCGCTTCGCCAATTGTCGCCACCGTCATGAACCCGGCTGCGCGGTTAAAGCCGCACTGGAATCCGGCGATATCAGCGAACGGCGTTACGAGAGCTACAAGCGAATGCTATTGCTTACCGAACAGCAAGGACGCGGTCGCTACTGA
- a CDS encoding histidine triad nucleotide-binding protein: MSDSECLFCRIERGEIDAEIVYQNDLLIAFRDIHPQAPTHILIIPRKHISTINDLQDEDAAIVGALFLAAKELAVSEGLLESGYRVAMNCGEGAGQSVFHIHLHMLGGRAFSWPPG, translated from the coding sequence ATGTCCGACAGCGAATGCTTGTTTTGTCGCATAGAACGCGGCGAAATTGATGCCGAAATCGTATATCAGAACGACTTACTCATTGCGTTTCGCGATATCCATCCGCAAGCGCCGACCCATATCCTGATCATCCCGCGGAAACATATTTCCACTATTAATGACTTGCAGGACGAAGACGCTGCCATAGTCGGAGCGCTGTTTCTGGCTGCTAAAGAACTGGCCGTGTCAGAAGGCCTGCTTGAGTCAGGTTATCGTGTGGCGATGAACTGTGGGGAAGGCGCCGGGCAAAGTGTTTTTCACATACACCTGCACATGTTGGGTGGCAGGGCATTCAGCTGGCCACCCGGCTAA
- the recR gene encoding recombination mediator RecR → MSYSPLLVRLIDALCCMPGVGRKSAQRIAFHLLERNRDGANLLATALAEAAAGIGHCQRCRMFSETELCSICSAGSRDRSLLCVVESPADVMAIEDATGYRGLYFVLMGHLSPLDGIGPEELGASALEKLLGENETKEMIIATNPTVEGDATSHFLAGLAAQRGIQASRIAHGVPLGGELEYVDGGTLSHAFFGRRAL, encoded by the coding sequence GTGTCCTATTCCCCGTTACTGGTTCGCCTGATTGATGCGCTCTGTTGCATGCCGGGCGTCGGGCGTAAGTCAGCGCAGCGCATTGCGTTTCATTTGCTTGAGCGGAATCGCGACGGCGCGAACTTGCTGGCAACGGCTCTCGCTGAGGCAGCGGCCGGTATTGGCCATTGCCAGCGCTGCAGGATGTTCAGCGAGACTGAGCTTTGCAGTATTTGTTCGGCCGGTAGTCGCGATCGCAGCTTGTTATGCGTTGTGGAATCTCCGGCCGACGTCATGGCCATCGAGGATGCGACCGGCTATCGCGGTCTTTATTTCGTACTGATGGGGCATTTGTCGCCGCTGGACGGAATTGGCCCGGAAGAGCTCGGTGCCAGTGCGCTTGAAAAGTTGCTTGGGGAAAATGAAACCAAGGAAATGATCATCGCCACGAACCCCACGGTTGAGGGCGATGCCACCTCGCATTTTCTGGCAGGGCTTGCCGCACAGCGCGGGATACAGGCAAGCCGGATTGCGCACGGCGTGCCGCTCGGCGGCGAGCTTGAGTACGTCGATGGCGGCACATTGTCACACGCATTTTTCGGCCGGCGAGCCCTGTAG
- a CDS encoding YbaB/EbfC family nucleoid-associated protein, which translates to MKGGIGQLMKQAQKMQEEMQKAQAEMGKEMVTGESGAGMVQIRMSCKHEVQGIKIDDSLLGEDKDMLEDLIVAAFNDAVRRVETTVAEKFSGMASGLQLPPGMKLPF; encoded by the coding sequence ATGAAAGGTGGTATTGGCCAGCTCATGAAGCAGGCGCAGAAAATGCAGGAAGAGATGCAGAAGGCGCAAGCCGAAATGGGCAAGGAAATGGTCACGGGCGAATCCGGCGCTGGCATGGTGCAGATTCGCATGAGCTGCAAGCACGAAGTGCAGGGCATCAAGATCGACGATTCGCTGCTTGGCGAAGACAAAGACATGCTCGAAGACCTGATCGTTGCCGCTTTCAACGATGCCGTACGGCGTGTAGAGACGACGGTAGCGGAAAAGTTTTCCGGCATGGCGTCCGGCCTGCAACTGCCGCCGGGCATGAAACTGCCGTTCTGA
- the dnaX gene encoding DNA polymerase III subunit gamma/tau produces MSYLVLARKWRPKNFTDTVGQTHVLRALSNALEAERLHHAYLFAGTRGVGKTTIARILAKCLNCEKGLTADPCGECSACREIDEGRFVDLIEVDAASKTKVDDTRDLLDNVQYAPARGRFKVYLIDEVHMLSKSSFNALLKTLEEPPPHVKFLLATTDPQKLPVTVLSRCLQFNLKRLTPKLIRDRLDYICKEEGLECDADSQALIARAADGSLRDALSLMDQAIAYCGGAVEGASVAAMLGTIDREHVARLLALLADGDAAGLLQAVAEIDEQFPDYASLLDDLARTLQRIAVYQVTGVSDLHDELDEAQLADFAARIAAEDVQLYYQIAIIGRRDLHLSPDPRSGAEMTLLRMLAFRPGSAPPSAAGGQRRPAVVKATAAKKASVSGAASAPAAPPSRPAETSSKWQEPDWSVLITTLGLNGAARMLASNCGYLRREGNTVHLTLDKRSEAMLTPLRKDTIANALTQKFGEELRVEIEIGNNAVETPVQAEARIADEQLEAARQSLEADPNVKALQDMFGATLNPDSVEIVSRDTQQTRSIE; encoded by the coding sequence ATGAGTTATCTGGTTCTCGCTCGAAAGTGGCGACCAAAGAATTTCACCGACACTGTCGGGCAAACCCACGTCCTGCGCGCGCTGTCGAACGCGCTGGAAGCCGAACGCCTGCATCACGCCTATTTGTTCGCCGGTACCCGTGGTGTTGGTAAAACCACCATTGCGCGGATCCTCGCCAAATGCCTGAACTGTGAAAAGGGCCTGACGGCCGACCCGTGTGGCGAGTGCAGCGCCTGCCGCGAGATCGACGAAGGGCGCTTCGTGGACCTGATCGAGGTCGATGCCGCCTCCAAGACCAAAGTGGACGATACCCGCGACTTGCTGGACAACGTGCAGTACGCGCCTGCTCGCGGACGTTTCAAGGTGTATTTGATCGACGAAGTGCACATGTTGTCCAAGAGCTCGTTCAATGCCTTGCTCAAGACCCTGGAAGAGCCGCCACCGCACGTGAAATTCCTGCTGGCAACTACCGATCCTCAAAAGTTGCCGGTCACCGTGTTGTCACGTTGCCTGCAGTTCAATCTCAAACGATTGACGCCAAAGCTCATCCGCGATCGCCTTGACTACATCTGCAAGGAGGAAGGGCTGGAATGCGATGCTGACTCGCAGGCGTTGATCGCCCGCGCGGCTGACGGCAGCTTGCGGGATGCCTTGAGCCTGATGGATCAGGCAATTGCTTATTGTGGCGGCGCTGTCGAGGGCGCGTCCGTGGCGGCGATGCTGGGCACAATCGATCGGGAACACGTGGCGCGGCTGTTGGCCCTGCTCGCGGATGGTGATGCGGCCGGACTGTTGCAAGCGGTTGCCGAGATAGACGAACAATTCCCGGATTACGCCAGTTTGCTGGACGATCTGGCGCGCACTTTGCAACGCATCGCGGTCTATCAGGTAACCGGAGTCAGTGACCTGCACGATGAACTGGACGAAGCCCAGCTTGCGGATTTCGCCGCAAGAATCGCGGCCGAAGACGTTCAGCTTTATTACCAGATTGCGATCATCGGTCGTCGCGATCTGCATCTGTCGCCGGACCCACGCAGCGGCGCGGAAATGACGTTGTTGCGCATGCTGGCGTTCAGGCCAGGCAGTGCGCCTCCCTCGGCTGCTGGTGGCCAGCGGCGTCCGGCTGTGGTCAAAGCGACCGCGGCGAAGAAGGCATCTGTCAGCGGGGCCGCATCGGCGCCGGCTGCGCCGCCGTCACGGCCGGCGGAGACCAGCAGCAAGTGGCAGGAACCGGACTGGTCAGTGCTGATAACAACGCTGGGCCTGAACGGTGCCGCTCGCATGCTGGCCAGCAATTGTGGCTACTTGCGTCGGGAAGGTAATACCGTGCATCTGACGCTCGACAAACGTTCTGAAGCCATGCTGACGCCGTTGCGCAAGGACACGATCGCGAATGCACTGACGCAAAAGTTCGGCGAAGAACTGCGAGTAGAAATAGAAATCGGCAACAATGCGGTTGAGACACCCGTGCAAGCGGAGGCGCGGATTGCGGACGAGCAATTGGAGGCGGCCCGGCAGTCGCTGGAAGCTGACCCCAATGTAAAAGCATTGCAGGACATGTTCGGCGCAACATTGAACCCGGACTCCGTCGAAATAGTCAGCCGTGACACCCAGCAAACCAGGAGCATTGAATGA
- a CDS encoding aldehyde dehydrogenase family protein has protein sequence MPKMPEFATADPFHGMTADSPGVVQNLLAGAWSNASAVREDIVDPMNGAAFLRVPDTQDYAGYIDSLRQCPKTGLHNPHSKPDRYLMLGRVCARAAALMAEPEVQDYFTRLIQRVMPKSWAQCQGEVVVTRVFLEDFAGDGVRFLGRGFSNPGDHDGQESRGYRWPFGPVAVVAPFNFPLEIPALQAMGALFMGNKPLVKVDSKVSTVFEQFLRMLIHCGLPATDVDLIHCPGQQMGNLIHDARDVLRLVQFTGSSSIAEHLAHELNGRVRLEDAGFDWKVIGPDYAPEWLDYVAWQSDQDAYNATGQKCSAQSLLFVHQNWRADLLPKLAELAARRSLDDLTLGPVLSWSSDRMQAHVTAVSALPGAKLLFGGKPLTGHHIPACYGTLQPTAVEVPLAALAGEHFELATTELFGPFQVVVSYDDDDLPTVLGVLERISHHLTAAVVSNDVAFQKTVLGATVNGTTYCGMRARTTGAPQNHWFGPCGDPRAAGIGTAEAIRATWSGHREIIMDQGPLPADWTIPASA, from the coding sequence ATGCCCAAAATGCCGGAATTCGCTACCGCCGATCCGTTCCATGGCATGACCGCCGACTCGCCAGGTGTGGTGCAAAATCTGCTGGCAGGTGCGTGGAGCAATGCGAGCGCCGTTCGCGAGGACATCGTGGACCCGATGAACGGTGCTGCCTTTCTGCGGGTCCCTGATACACAGGATTACGCCGGGTACATCGACTCGTTGCGCCAGTGTCCGAAAACCGGCTTGCACAACCCGCATTCGAAACCGGATCGCTACCTCATGCTCGGCCGTGTTTGCGCGCGGGCGGCGGCGCTGATGGCCGAGCCCGAGGTGCAGGATTACTTCACCCGGCTCATTCAGCGTGTCATGCCCAAGAGTTGGGCCCAGTGCCAGGGTGAAGTGGTCGTCACGCGCGTTTTCCTCGAAGATTTTGCCGGTGACGGCGTGCGCTTTCTCGGCCGCGGTTTTTCCAATCCCGGCGATCACGATGGCCAGGAATCCCGCGGCTATCGCTGGCCGTTCGGCCCCGTCGCGGTGGTCGCGCCGTTCAACTTCCCGCTCGAAATTCCGGCGCTGCAAGCCATGGGCGCCTTGTTCATGGGTAACAAGCCACTCGTCAAGGTTGACTCCAAAGTCAGTACCGTATTCGAACAATTCCTGCGGATGCTGATCCACTGCGGATTGCCGGCAACGGACGTGGATCTCATTCATTGTCCCGGCCAACAAATGGGAAATCTCATCCACGATGCACGCGATGTTCTGCGTCTGGTGCAATTCACCGGGTCGAGCAGCATCGCCGAACACCTCGCGCACGAATTGAATGGCCGCGTCCGGCTGGAAGACGCCGGCTTTGACTGGAAAGTGATCGGTCCCGACTACGCTCCGGAGTGGCTTGACTACGTAGCGTGGCAGTCCGACCAGGATGCCTACAACGCCACCGGCCAGAAATGTTCCGCACAAAGCCTGTTGTTCGTGCACCAGAACTGGCGCGCGGATTTGCTGCCGAAACTGGCGGAACTGGCAGCGCGCCGCTCACTGGACGACCTGACGCTGGGCCCGGTACTGAGCTGGAGCAGTGATCGTATGCAAGCGCATGTCACCGCCGTGTCAGCATTGCCGGGGGCAAAATTGCTGTTCGGCGGCAAGCCGCTCACCGGTCACCACATACCGGCCTGCTACGGCACCCTGCAGCCGACAGCCGTGGAAGTGCCGTTGGCGGCCCTTGCCGGCGAACACTTCGAACTCGCGACAACCGAATTGTTCGGCCCGTTCCAGGTTGTAGTCAGCTATGACGACGACGATCTGCCGACAGTACTCGGTGTTCTGGAACGTATCTCACACCACCTGACCGCCGCCGTCGTCAGCAACGACGTAGCCTTCCAGAAAACCGTACTGGGCGCGACCGTCAATGGCACGACGTATTGCGGCATGCGGGCGCGCACCACGGGCGCACCGCAGAATCACTGGTTCGGGCCCTGCGGCGATCCGCGCGCGGCCGGCATCGGCACTGCAGAAGCGATACGCGCTACCTGGAGTGGCCATCGAGAAATCATCATGGACCAGGGGCCGTTGCCGGCCGACTGGACTATTCCTGCTTCAGCCTGA